GGCAGCGAATGGCCCAGGATTTTCTGGTGTGGCTGGATCAGACCGGCGAGCTCCTGTCGTTGGCTGAGCGACAGGAAGTAGATCCAGTCAAACAGGAGCGGATGGAGGTCAGAGGTTATCATGGTGTCTTCAGCCGTGACACGCTGGCACCAATGATTTGACTGTGGACAACAGTGCATTGAACTCATTTTTGGGATTGATGGTAATTATtaattgtttatgttttgtgtgtctctgtatcttCAGCGTTTGGAGCGTCAGACTCGAGCTATGGACCAGGCTCAGTACTCTGAGTTCTGTGAGAGTAGACAGCTCAGCTTTGGTAAGTCTCTCGCTAATGATCCTAGTTTTAGGGAGTTAATGTTACAGGTTAAAGCCAAGGAGACACCTTTTGTAGAGCTAGGAGAAGCCCTGTCCTAACTGCCTAAAATTAccaaatattattaatatatgtCACTAATTACAATTATACGATTAGTTGCCAGTGCAGATCTTTCAAAGAACCAATCAAAAACCATCTCAAGTATTGTTCCTTGTAGcagaacagacacacaggagAACAAATACTGAAAGTTGAGCCTTTTTGTAGAGCTGCATTTTCATTCTCTGTTGATTACTTCTTGATTACCTgattgtttcctttttaaaatgaaagacgTTTGAAGAGGAAAACATTCCAAAATCGTCTTTCAAATTGCTTTTGTTATCCAAGCAGCagtccaaaacacaaatatattcagtttacaataaTATAAACGGAGTAAAGCAGCAAATACTCACATTTGACAAGCTGTAACCAacaaacatttgtcttttttatttgctaattgaaaaaaatccattatcaaaattgttCCATCCCTTGGCTAATTGATTAGTCGACTTTTTGTTTCAGCACAAAACCAATTGAACTTCCTGTATTATGAGATATCACATGTCaagataaaaatatataatgtgAGGTAGGGGTAGGGGGAAAagttgatacagcatagtattgatacacaggcgccaagtatcgatcttttattatatatcatatacgtcttgacaatcccatttttcagcaataaatttaaatgagatgaacaaacggagaaatgtatcttttttggtaaaacagatgttgacaaagtttccttttcgGGGACATGaattgaaattgggaaaaattagaagttggaaaaaaaggtaaagaaatTGCAatgttgcaatatgtttaaaatcgcaataatatcgtatcgtggcgtAAGTTTCGTCATGATATGAACATCAGTAGggtagttttattttagttaaaggtgccctgccacacaaaactgtttttacttgcattttttgatatatacaaaaaatacaaaaaatgttacagagtccgtGGTAGAGCGTCGGACATTACCACACAGTAATGAAATATGTGGCAGGGCCCCTTtaagcattttcaaaatagTGCCAATactacacgtgtgtgtgtgtgtgtgtgtgtgtgtgtgtgtgtgtgtgtgtgtgtgtgtgtgcgtgtgcgtgtgcgtgtgcgtgtgcgtgtgcgtgtgcgtgtgcgtgtgcgtgtgcgtgcatgtgtgtgtgtttccttccaGCTAAGAAGGCGTCAAAGTTTCGTGACTGGCTGGACTGCAGCAGTTTGGAGCTGAAACCCAACAGcatctccatggagatcttgtCATACCTGGCCTATGAGACTGTTGCCCAGGTTACATGAATGTTAAATCACGATGTCGCACATATCCTATTAATGTCTCTATCTGCTTTTTATATGTGAAGTTAAAAACCTTCCAGTTTTATGAAGTGTTTCTGTCATTCTCCTTGTCCAGATTGTGGATTTGTCTCTGTTGGTAAAGCAAGAAATGACTGCGAAAACAGACCCCATCGCTCGCGTTATCTCCAACAGCTACAtccactacaacacacacactgaagtaCGACGCACACTAATGTCACTCACATTTTTCATCACCTAAACTGAAGTACTACAGGCCTGCTTTAAGTAGGTAAATAACATCGGTCTTCCGTTTTGCCAGGTAAAGAAGGATCCAGACTCCCCCGAAGCCACTCCCCCTTCCACACCTAGCTCCTCCCACTCGTCCAAATCCGTCCCACAGGGTAACGGCAGCGTGGACGGCCGAGGGAGACAGAGGAAACGCAAAAAGGTGTGTTTGATCTGCAACCCTCTTATagcgtttttgttttgttacacacAGTGTCTGAGTCTGAAATTTTCAATAAATGTCAATTAAAAGaatttttacatactatactttgaatTATTTAgaaatactatactacgacttgtAATTAattcttttgacatactttactatagTTTTTATGACCTTTTTCGACAAACTATATACTGTgaattttttatgacttttttcaagatacactatgacttttttatgacttttttcaagaaaaaagtcatacaaaaaGTCATGTTATANNNNNNNNNNNNNNNNNNNNNNNNNNNNNNNNNNNNNNNNNNNNNNNNNNNNNNNNNNNNNNNNNNNNNNNNNNNNNNNNNNNNNNNNNNNNNNNNNNNNNNNNNNNNNNNNNNNNNNNNNNNNNNNNNNNNNNNNNNNNNNNNNNNNNNNNNNNNNNNNNNNNNNNNNNNNNNNNNNNNNNNNNNNNNNNNNNNNNNNNNNNNNNNNNNNNNNNNNNNNNNNNNNNNNNNNNNNNNNNNNNNNNNNNNNNNNNNNNNNNNNNNNNNNNNNNNNNNNNNNNNNNNNNNNNNNNNNNNNNNNNNNNNNNNNNNNNNNNNNNNNNNNNNNNNNNNNNNNNNNNNNNNNNNNNNNNNNNNNNNNNNNNNNNNNNNNNNNNNNNNNNNNNNNNNNNNNNNNNNNNNNNNNNNNNNNNNNNNNNNNNNNNNNNNNNNNNNNNNNNNNNNNNNNNNNNNNNNNNNNNNNNNNNNNNNNNNNNNNNNNNNNNNNNNNNNNNNNNNNNNNNNNNNNNNNNNNNNNNNNNNNNNNNNNNNNNNNNNNNNNNNNNNNNNNNNNNNNNNNNNNNNNNNNNNNNNNNNNNNNNNNNNNNNNNNNNNNNNNNNNNNNNNNNNNNNNNNNNNNNNNNNNNNNNNNNNNNNNNNNNNNNNNNNNNNNNNNNNNNNNNNNNNNNNNNNNNNNNNNNNNNNNNNNNNNNNNNNNNNNNNNNNNNNNNNNNNNNNNNNNNNNNNNNNNNNNNNNNNNNNNNNNNNNNNNNNNNNNNNNNNNNNNNNNNNNNNNNNNNNNNNNNNNNNNNNNNNNNNNNNNNNNNNNNNNNNNNNNNNNNNNNNNNNNNNNNNNNNNNNNNNNNNNNNNNNNNNNNNNNNNNNNNNNNNNNNNNNNNNNNNNNNNNNNNNNNNNNNNNNNNNNNNNNNNNNNNNNNNNNNNNNNNNNNNNNNNNNNNNNNNNNNNNNNNNNNNNNNNNNNNNNNNNNNNNNNNNNNNNNNNNNNNNNNNNNNNNNNNNNNNNNNNNNNNNNNNNNNNNNNNNNNNNNNNNNNNNNNNNNNNNNNNNNNNNNNNNNNNNNNNNNNNNNNNNNNNNNNNNNNNNNNNNNNNNNNNNNNNNNNNNNNNNNNNNNNNNNNNNNNNNNNNNNNNNNNNNNNNNNNNNNNNNNNNNNNNNNNNNNNNNNNNNNNNNNNNNNNNNNNNNNNNNNNNNNNNNNNNNNNNNNNNNNNNNNNNNNNNNNNNNNNNNNNNNNNNNNNNNNNNNNNNNNNNNNNNNNNTTTCCGACAAACtattctatggctttttttccgacatactatacttcaaattttatgactttttccaaaatattatactctgacttttttatgactttttataacatactacaCAATNNNNNNNNNNNNNNNNNNNNNNNNNGTGGAGTTTCAGCACAAAACAAATTGAACTTCCTGTATTTGGAGATTccatgtcaaataaaaatattaaatgtgCTGGTAGGGGTAGGTAGGGGAAAAGTTGTGTGATACAGCCTATtattgatacacaggcgccaagttaTCGAtctttattataatatatacgtattgacaatcccattttcaGCAATTAAATTTAATGAGATGAACAACGGAGAATGTATCCTTTTTTGGTAAACAgagttgacaaagtttccttttcgGGGACATGAATTGGAAagaaattggggaaaaattagaagttgagaaaaaaaggtaaagaaatTGCAATgggcaatatgtttaaaatcgcaataatatcgatCGTGGCCGTACGTTTCGTCATGATATGAAATAGTAGGgtcagttttattttagttaagGTGCCCTGCACACAAAACTGTttgacttgcattttttgataatacaaaaaatacacaacaaagtaCAGCGGTCGTGGTAGAGGTCGGACATTAACACCAGTAATGAAATTGTGGCAGGGCCCTTAAGCATTTCAAAATAGTGCAAataacacgtgtgtgtgtgtgtggtgtgtgtggttatgtgtgtgtgcgtgtgtgtgtgtgtgctgtgtgcggTGCGTGGCGTGTGCGTGGCGTGGGTCGTGGGAGTGTGATGTGGtgcgtgctgtgtgtgtgttccttccAGCTAAAAGGCGTCAAAGTTTTCGTTGACTGGCTGGGACTGCAGCAGTTTGGAGTGAATGATAAATCCCAACAGCATCACATGGGTCTTGTCAGACCGGACTCTGGACTGGTGCCCAGGGGTAAAGGAATGTTAATATCCGATGTCCAAATAATCCTATTACTGTCTCTATCTGCTTTTTAGTATGTGAAAGTTAAAAACCTTCAGTTTTGGAAATGTTTCTGGCATTTCCTGTCCAGATTTGGAGTGGTATCTGTGGTTAACGCAAGAAATGACTCGAAACAGACCCCATCGCCGGTTATCTCAACAGCTCTCCAATACAACACAACACTGAGTACGTACGCCACACTAATGCACTCACATTTTCATCACCTAAACTGAAGTCATACAGGCCGCTTTAAGTCAGGAAAATAACATCGGTTCTTCCGTTGTGCCAGGAAAGAGGATCCAGACTCCCCCGAAGACATCCCATTCCAACACCTGTCCTCCCACTCGTCCAAAAATCCGTCCCAGGGTAACGGCAGTGCGGCGGCGGAGGGAGACAGAAGGGGAGAGGAAACGCAAAAAAGTGTGTGGTGATTGGCAACCATCTATTAGCGTTTGTGTTTTGTAACAACAGTGTCGAGTCTCtgaaattttaataaaatgtcaatTAAAAGAATTTTGACCGACTATACTTGATATTTATTAGAATACTATATAGACTTGTTAATAATCTTTTGATACTTTACTATTAGTTTTCTGGACCTCTTCGACAAACTATATACTGTTGGAAttttttatgacgttttttcaAGAacactaggacttttttttatgactttgtcaGATACACTATGCTTTGAtggctttttccgacatacctTTTTCGAACACATATTACTATGCGTTTTATGaattttctgacatactattaTGATTTTATAGACCATTACTATGCATGTCGATTTTTAGGATGTTTCCGAATACTTAAACTAGactttcatgactttttccgaAGACTAATACTTataatttttaaagaatttttcGACAAACTATTCTATGgccttttcgacatactatctcAAAATTCTTATTGGAATTTTTTCAAATATGATACGATGGACTGTTTTATGACTTGTTACACATACTACACAATGACTTTTATAACATACTTTACTAGACTTTTTATACCATAATACACAATGATTTTTCATGAACGTTCCAACATactatttgcctttttttttcgacatatattATGCCTTTTTTCAAACATACTATGTCTCgaattttttgacttttttcaagatACACtggacttttttatgattttttcaagGGATACACTATGTggactttttctgactttttcaaagatatactatgcttttttaacttttttcaagatatactatgacgtttttgacTTGTTTCAAGATATACTGGACCTTTTGAGTGATTTTTTCCGGACATACCGTTTTCGAATTATCCTATgagtttttatgaatttttcgaatACTATTCTGATTTATTCGAATTACTATGCTTCGAATTTTTTAGGAATGTTTACACATACTAAACTTGGACTTTTTCATGCCTTTTTTCAGAAATACtgactataactttttaaagatttttcgACAACCAATATTTCTATGGCTTTTTGGACCTTACTATACTTCAACGTTTATGACTTTTCAAATattatactctgactttttagaCTTTTCTATAACATATACCACAATGGACTTTTCATACTTTTCCAACCGCCAACATACTATTTtgccttttttcgacatactattctgacttttttcaacatactatactatgactttttataacatactatactatgacttttttataacatactatactatgacttttttatgactttatccgacatactatgacttttttgacatactatactatgacttttttatgaatttttccgacatactatactatgagttttttttggctttttgcaacatactatactatgacttttcttNNNNNNNNNNccgacatgctgtactatgactttttttcgacatactatactatgactttttatatgactttttccGCAAAANNNNNNNNNNttttgacatactatactatgactttttccgacatactatacagtgcctttttttgacatgctatactataacttttttatgactttttctgacatactaaactatgactttttttcgacatactactatgactttttNNNNNNNNNNNNNNNNNNNNNtatactatgacttttttaatgaattttttaCGACATACCATACAgtgactttttccgacatactatactatgacttttttttgacatactatactatgacttttttaatgaattttttaCGACATACCATACAGTGACTTTTTCCGATATNNNNNNNNNNNNNNNactttttttcgacatactactatgactttttttcgacatactactatgactttttttatgaatttttccgacatactatattatgccTTTtctccgacatactataccaggggtcggcaacctttaccactcaaNNNNNNNNNNGCACCCGTttcacacagtaaagaaaacactgggagccacaaaacccttttgaaatttttaatgaaataacaCTGTAAATAACGTTTTCTTTCGCCTTTGTGCTATGTATAAACAAATTATACTGTGTTACATTTCTGAAATCAATGAACgactgcagagaaaatgaaataacatttctgcATGTTGCCGTGTCGTGTACGAAATAGCTATAAAAGCTATTGGAGGttttttgtattgctttttaCGCAGACATACCTATACTACAATCAACTGTGGGGTGTCTCCTGTTtttctatgaattttttttctctgatcaGCGTGACCCATGGGGGGATGCTAAGGGTTTAAAGACTAGtcctggactttttttttttcgacgATCCACGTATCAACATGCACTGTTTTATAGTGAGCGTGTTTTCCGCAAAACTATGTCTTGTTTTGAACATACGTATACTAGTTGACGTGggttttttccgacatactatctCAGTTCCTTTTATTTTGACTTATGCTATAACAAAGGGTGTGCCGTTTTGAGCGCGTCCCTTTGGTGGGTTGGGTCGATCTGTCATCCGGTTTTATGGTTAGTCTGGCACAGATAACTGAAACTATGCACGGCTTTTTGGGTGGGTGTTGCCTTTGCATTTTGAGTGCGGGGTCTTGGCGTTCTGTATCAGCCTTGCAATCCCATCTTTGTGGAACccttaaaattaataaaaaacgaAAATAGAAGCACTCTAGATTGGcctatttataatttatacaatatatggGTGGTACTTGTTGGGAAGTGTATTCATGACTTTTACAATCTTCGACTGCATCGCGTTACATGCCACAATGACTTCTTCCTGTGTTAATTTCTAAGTGTAGAACGAATTCTTTCTTTTCATATAAATATGGCTGCGTAAGGGTTCCATTAATCGTTTCGAAACTCCCTAGACATAACTAATGCGGCATTCTGGGGGACTTAGAGCTATTTCTAAAACTGAAGTGGTGGTTACGACAGACCATACAGTGACTGTGTCCGACGACGAGACTAGGACTGTGGGTTTGGCATACGAGACGATGACGGTTGGAAAGGAAGTGGGACGACATCCGACAGTGACGGTTTGGGGCCCGAGAGACGATAAACGAGACGCGGGGGGGGCGGGGAGACAGACTACTATCGACTATGTGTTTCGGGGGAACAAGAAAGCGGCCACgacaagggggggggaggggaacaGAGAGGAGCAGGAAGCaggggagagaaaggaggaccagcatttttttatttgtactttGACATCATCCCGATCGCGTACCCCGAATACCTTGCAGATTAATGTGGGTTTCCCTTTCTCGTCTCGTCCGGCGACAGCCTTCGCGACATACCCCATACCCAGCGGGTTCGTGGCACACTATTAGGACCACCAGCACTCAAGGGGAGGAACAAAAGGTTACACTCAGACGCACCATACATTTCGCACTTATCAGATGTCGAGCAATGGGGACAGAAGAGGGAGCGCTAGGGGGTGAGGGCTCGGGTTCAGTAGAGGATTTGGTTGCGACACAGGGATACCAACAAAATCAGCGCTGGGTAGCCCGAGCAGACAACCTGTGTATGACACGTGTTTTAAATGGCTAATTAAAGCACTGTAAATACTACAGTTATTACGGCCGGCGGGAGAGTTTCGGAGGGGGAGGTGGCATGAGGGTGACTCGGGTACTTGATACTCTACAGATTGTAAGAATcacaaaagaaaactaaaataactatTTATGACTCACTGCCGCGAACCTAACCTTACTACCTGTTTTACATTTCTGCAATCAATGAACGACCTgcaagagaaaatgaaatgcaagGGGAAGGGGGAATTACTAATGGCTACTTTCTAGCACAGGTTGTGtgggcaaaaaaaatatttattctaACTCCAAAAAAAAGTCGCTCTCTCAACTACCTGGTTAGAATGACACAAGGATTTATGGAATAAATATAAGAGTAGTCTAAGTgttgaaggaaggaaggataATTGGAATAAGAattaaaagaggaagagaaaacagGGGACAGGCATAGGTACAAGCCCAACGGTTTGGCTCCGATACAAGGGAGGGGAAAAATTTATTCTCTTGCGCGCAAAAACGTCCCTCCATTGACCACTTAGCTTGTCAGTGAAGGGTGTATCTACCACTTCATAAATAAAGTATCTTAGCAAAACCGCAAAATGCCCTAAAAAGCCCAGTCTGTGCTAGTGTGATGGCTATTGTCCACCCGACCCAATCCAATGGTAAGAACGCAGTTTCCTTTATTAGGTTTTATAAGCGCCACACAAGAAAACTTGAGCTCCTTTcagacaaaaaatgaaatatatcCCAATGCTGAGGAAATCCACAGACTAAATGGTTGGAGATGCCTATTGGCTATCTGTTGTCTCGTATTTCGACACTAACATCTAAACAAATATAACCCAACGTTTACGTTTTCCTAGGCATTAATTTTTACAGACTATTTGATTTTTCCTTTGTTAGTTTTTATCGGGGtcaacagctttaaaaaaaaacttaagtttAAGGGTTTAACTGCAACCTCGTTTTGGTAGTTTGCAATCCGCCCACCAGCCAGCTGTTGTGGTTGAAGAAAGCATGTTGTTTGATCGGAGACTGAATTGACATGAGGTCACCTTGACAGATGCATAAAATCCAACGAGATCAGATAATTGTTTTCCCCCCCGGGTGGGTTGTCATCGGGGTTCCTCGGCTGGTTCATCTAGAATAACTAGTGGATATGTCTTTTCTCTCCCAGGTGCCTACTCTGGCTGTTCCCTAAAAGGCCCTCTGCAGAGGACATGTGAGCCCTTTGCTCCCAGGGAAGGTTTTCAACTNNNNNNNNNNNNNNNNNNNNNNNNNGGCatgcaaaacaaatattttaactccaaaaaaaaaaaaaaacagtgggtAACGGGTAGTAAATAGGGGTTAGCACTGCAACTTGGCTCGATGGCAAAAACCTCCACAAGCTCTCAAAGGCCCGTGTGTCCGTTCCCTGAATCTTCCAGACATGCCGCAAAGCGTTTCAGCGCCTCGCCTCTGGACAGCCACCGGACTGCATTGTGCAGCAGGAGATCAGAACACGTGCTTTCCAGCTCGTCCAGTAACGAACGGAACTGACGGGGATTTAAACCGTTCGCCATTAATTTGCTCAGAATCTGAATGTCAACGTTCATGACTTCTGTGCATTCCACAGGAAATGTTTGACACCCAGTGCCTCTTGGTGCAGGATGCAGTGAAGTCAGCAACTTTCTGTCCAGAGACTTCTGCAGGAAAGCCACAAAGCCGTTGTACGTTCCTGTTATACCCGGTGCCCCGTCTGTACCACTGAcaccggggggggggagtgttTATTCCTCTTGCTCTTAAACAATTCAAGACAGCCTCACAGACGTCGTCCCCCCCCGTGTTTGGCCTTTTAGTGGTATCAACTCGAGCCCAGTCGAGTTTACATACCGGCAGAACAGCGCCATTTGTTCAATATCACCTTAGTCTTTAGATTCATCCCAGGCAATTGAGGAGGCCGCAGCTGCACAGTCTTTACTTTGCTGTAcgaactaaaataaaatacattttaattaaataNNNNNNNNNNattttttaaaagctgagcCGCATCAGAGGGATCAAAGAGCCATATGCGGCTCCGGAGCCGCAGGTTGCCGACCCCTGTACTATACAATGCCTttattcgacatactatactatgactttttatgaatttttccaacatactatactatgactttttgaatttttccGAAATATTATACTctgcctttttttgacatactacactatgactttttaatgacttcttttatatttttccgactgcaatactatgacttatttagaATTTTTCCTACATGCTATAACTATGActtattttataaaatttttCTATATTGCTATAACTTGACTTATATTTATGATTTTCCGACATAGATGGTCTgagctttttttccaacattctatacttgactttttggaaatatttttcCGCGAATATTATACTTCTGGTCTgccttttttttgacattacacactattactttttaatgacttattttatgaatttttcctACATGCTATCTAGGACCTCTATTTTATAATTTTCCCGACTGCTCCTAACATAACTTTATGTTTGAATTTTTCctatatgctatactatgacttattttatgaatttttccgaCATATTATCTAGCTTATTTCTGATTTTTGACATCTGATCTTTATGAATTTTTCCGACATCTATggttaatgactttttttcccaatattCGACCTATACTTGGTTTGATATTTTTCCACAACTATGAGACTGAAGGCCTTTTTTTGCGGGGGGGATATCTATCTTTGACATAcctgtgatttttttatgaattttttccgacatactatgactttttttagacatactgtacattgactTTTTGGCAACATATGattctttgcttctttttcaTGAAATTTTTCCAACATGCGatatcatgacttttttgaatttttccaacatgctatactagacttttttatgaattttttccGACatgcatactatgacttttatgaatttttccaacaaactatactatgactttttgtgaatttttccgacatgctatactatgaccttttctgacatactatactattacttgttttttatgaatttttccaaTTATATACAAGgccttttttttcacacaccatatactatactatgactttttacaacaaattaactatgactttatttatgaatttttccaacatgctataactatgacttatttaggatttttccgacatactatggATGACTTATTTGGAATTTTTTTCCGAAATATTATACtatccttttttgacatactacactatgatttttttaatgaatttttccgacatactatgactttttttccagacAACTGTACCTTGACGTTTTTGCAACATATGattctttgcttctttttcatgaatttttgCCAACAGTGCTTATACTATAGgacttttataatgtttttccgacatgctatactatcctttttatgctttttttccgacatgctatactatgactttttatgaatgtttccgacatgctatactatgacttttatatgaATTTTTCCGATATGCTACTATAAGAccttttctgacatactatactattactttttttatgaatttttccaaAATTTATACAAtccttttttcacacacactatacatgactttttacaacataatatactatgacttttttcccaaCATACTATATATGACTTTTGAATTTTCCGAAATTTACTAGCGagccttttttgacatactacactatgattttttttatgatttttccgaatactattgacgttttttagaCATACTGACATTGACTTTTTGCAACATATGATGTCTTTGCTtctttttcatgaatttttccaacatgctatactatgactttttatgatttatttccaacatgctatactatgactttttatgaatttttcccAACATGCTATAACAGTGCTTTGATgactgtttttaacattttatgttttgatatttttccgacatgctatactatgactttttatgaatctttccacatactatacttgactttttatgatttttccgacatgctatactagacCTTTTCTGACAtcctatactattacttttttttaatgatttttccAAAATATTATACAATGCCTTTTGTTCACACACACTCGataactatactatgactttttacaacataatatactagacttattttatgaattttttccaacatgctatactatacttATTTATGAATTTGTTTTCCGACTACTATGGTAtcctttttgaattttttattcCGAACTattatactatgccttttttttgacatactacaactatatttttttatgatttttcacGACTACTATACTTGtttagacatactgtacattgccTTTTTGCAACATATGattctttgcttctttttcatgaatttttccaatgcttatactatgactttttatgaattttttccgacatgctatactatgacttttatgaatttttccgacatgcatactatgacttttatgaatttttccgatattctatactatgacctttctgacatactatactattacttttttatgaattttttccaaatattatacaataccttttttcacacacactatactatgactttttacaacataatatactatgacttttttcgacatactatggtatgactttttgaatttttccgaaatatactatgcctttttttgaCTACTACactatgttttttattaatttttccgacatactatgagactttttgtgacatactgtacattgactTTTTGCAACATATGATTCTTTGcctcttttttatgatttttccaacatgctatactatgacttttt
This window of the Etheostoma spectabile isolate EspeVRDwgs_2016 chromosome 17, UIUC_Espe_1.0, whole genome shotgun sequence genome carries:
- the supt3h gene encoding transcription initiation protein SPT3 homolog, translated to MSGPMAGSAASSSKDRPASRTSFIPELQSMMFALGDARRPLHETAALVEDIVHTQLITMLHQACEGASLRGSRVISPEDILFLMRRDKRKVARLLKYLQFRDYKSKLLKTVEDEETLQEADKLGVAGVTQRRQRMAQDFLVWLDQTGELLSLAERQEVDPVKQERMERLERQTRAMDQAQYSEFCESRQLSFAKKASKFRDWLDCSSLELKPNSISMEILSYLAYETVAQIVDLSLLVKQEMTAKTDPIARVISNSYIHYNTHTEVKKDPDSPEATPPSTPSSSHSSKSVPQGNGSVDGRGRQRKRKKSCPATVEPPSGAIQPCHIREAIRRYNYRHTSAYWRNGMAFLAC